Proteins co-encoded in one Pelobates fuscus isolate aPelFus1 chromosome 5, aPelFus1.pri, whole genome shotgun sequence genomic window:
- the PLIN2 gene encoding perilipin-2 isoform X1, whose amino-acid sequence MALEVEVHQNVVVRIINLPLVSSTYNMVSSAYVNTKDNHPYLKSVCDVAEKGVKTITSVAMVGAVPILQKLEPQIAVANSVACVGLDKIEEKLPILYQPSDKVVHNASELVAGAKETLINGITGMVDKTKGAVNGSVAMTKAVVNGSINTVLGSGVAQQVSSTVDTALTKTESLLESYLPETEEETEAKNTKGFEVATEKPNYYSRLGSLSTKARKRVYQRALTRVVEAKTKSQETIAQLNNTLDLIALASQKFHGAEDRIYSTIQEWRKGSDEHAEDESQSAEQSELHILTIGRNLTKTLQTTCQSLLSNMQTYNIFSTTIVQKAEYVAATAKTLYQTFHNSQMYGNMTQLVSSSKLRLREIKYSMDDMMDLVVNNTPLNWLVGPFYPQVSGSHHGEQGDGAGTPEQDGTEMNTCNKSHSS is encoded by the exons ATGGCTTTAGAAGTGGAGGTGCATCAG AATGTGGTGGTCAGGATTATTAACCTTCCTCTGGTGAGCTCCACCTACAACATGGTGTCAAGTGCCTATGTAAACACCAAAGATAACCATCCATATTTGAAGTCTGTATGTGATGTGGCTGAGAAAGGCGTGAAGACCATCACTTCTGTGGCTATGGTAGGAGCTGTACCCATTCTACAGAAACTGGAGCCGCAGA TTGCTGTTGCCAACAGTGTGGCTTGTGTAGGCCTGGATAAAATTGAGGAAAAACTGCCAATTCTCTATCAGCCTAGTGACAAG GTTGTACACAATGCCTCAGAACTGGTGGCTGGTGCCAAGGAGACTTTGATAAACGGCATTACTGGCATGGTTGATAAAACAAAAGGTGCTGTTAATGGCAGTGTTGCAATGACAAAGGCTGTTGTGAATGGCAGCATTAACACTGTTTTGGGAAGTGGTGTAGCTCAGCAGGTGAGCAGCACAGTTGATACAGCCTTAACGAAGACTGAATCTCTGCTGGAATCTTACTTGCCAGAGACCGAAGAAGAGACAG aagCAAAGAACACCAAAGGCTTTGAAGTGGCAACAGAAAAACCTAACTACTATTCCAGACTTGGATCCCTGTCTACCAAAGCTCGCAAAAGGGTCTACCAGAGAGCTCTGACTCGTGTGGTGGAAGCCAAAACAAAAAGCCAAGAAACTATTGCTCAGTTGAATAACACCCTTGACCTT ATTGCATTGGCAAGTCAAAAATTTCATGGTGCTGAAGATCGAATCTATTCCACCATCCAGGAATGGAGAAAGGGTTCAGATGAACATGCTGAAGATGAATCTCAAAGTGCTGAG CAATCGGAGTTGCACATCTTGACCATTGGAAGAAACCTGACAAAGACACTTCAGACAACATGTCAATCCCTCCTGTCCAATATGCAGACCTACAATATATTCTCTACAACTATCGTACAAAAAGCAGAGTATGTTGCTGCAACAGCTAAAACTCTGTACCAAACCTTCCACAACTCACAAATGTACGGCAACATGACCCAGCTTGTTAGCAGCAGCAAACTGCGTCTCAGAGAAATTAAGTATTCTATGGATGACATGATGGACCTTGTAGTCAACAATACACCACTCAACTGGCTGGTAGGTCCCTTTTACCCGCAGGTGTCTGGGTCTCACCATGGTGAACAAGGTGATGGGGCAGGCACACCTGAACAAGATGGGACAGAAATGAACACTTGCAATAAATCACACTCCAGTTAA
- the PLIN2 gene encoding perilipin-2 isoform X2: MALEVEVHQNVVVRIINLPLVSSTYNMVSSAYVNTKDNHPYLKSVCDVAEKGVKTITSVAMVGAVPILQKLEPQIAVANSVACVGLDKIEEKLPILYQPSDKVVHNASELVAGAKETLINGITGMVDKTKGAVNGSVAMTKAVVNGSINTVLGSGVAQQVSSTVDTALTKTESLLESYLPETEEETEAKNTKGFEVATEKPNYYSRLGSLSTKARKRVYQRALTRVVEAKTKSQETIAQLNNTLDLIALASQKFHGAEDRIYSTIQEWRKGSDEHAEDESQSAEQSELHILTIGRNLTKTLQTTCQSLLSNMQTYNIFSTTIVQKAEYVAATAKTLYQTFHNSQMYGNMTQLVSSSKLRLREIKYSMDDMMDLVVNNTPLNWLVPDFTNALESGSGDSDTEEMQDVCDKAGSN, from the exons ATGGCTTTAGAAGTGGAGGTGCATCAG AATGTGGTGGTCAGGATTATTAACCTTCCTCTGGTGAGCTCCACCTACAACATGGTGTCAAGTGCCTATGTAAACACCAAAGATAACCATCCATATTTGAAGTCTGTATGTGATGTGGCTGAGAAAGGCGTGAAGACCATCACTTCTGTGGCTATGGTAGGAGCTGTACCCATTCTACAGAAACTGGAGCCGCAGA TTGCTGTTGCCAACAGTGTGGCTTGTGTAGGCCTGGATAAAATTGAGGAAAAACTGCCAATTCTCTATCAGCCTAGTGACAAG GTTGTACACAATGCCTCAGAACTGGTGGCTGGTGCCAAGGAGACTTTGATAAACGGCATTACTGGCATGGTTGATAAAACAAAAGGTGCTGTTAATGGCAGTGTTGCAATGACAAAGGCTGTTGTGAATGGCAGCATTAACACTGTTTTGGGAAGTGGTGTAGCTCAGCAGGTGAGCAGCACAGTTGATACAGCCTTAACGAAGACTGAATCTCTGCTGGAATCTTACTTGCCAGAGACCGAAGAAGAGACAG aagCAAAGAACACCAAAGGCTTTGAAGTGGCAACAGAAAAACCTAACTACTATTCCAGACTTGGATCCCTGTCTACCAAAGCTCGCAAAAGGGTCTACCAGAGAGCTCTGACTCGTGTGGTGGAAGCCAAAACAAAAAGCCAAGAAACTATTGCTCAGTTGAATAACACCCTTGACCTT ATTGCATTGGCAAGTCAAAAATTTCATGGTGCTGAAGATCGAATCTATTCCACCATCCAGGAATGGAGAAAGGGTTCAGATGAACATGCTGAAGATGAATCTCAAAGTGCTGAG CAATCGGAGTTGCACATCTTGACCATTGGAAGAAACCTGACAAAGACACTTCAGACAACATGTCAATCCCTCCTGTCCAATATGCAGACCTACAATATATTCTCTACAACTATCGTACAAAAAGCAGAGTATGTTGCTGCAACAGCTAAAACTCTGTACCAAACCTTCCACAACTCACAAATGTACGGCAACATGACCCAGCTTGTTAGCAGCAGCAAACTGCGTCTCAGAGAAATTAAGTATTCTATGGATGACATGATGGACCTTGTAGTCAACAATACACCACTCAACTGGCTG GTACCTGATTTCACAAATGCTCTTGAATCTGGAAGTGGCGATTCTGATACAGAGGAAATGCAAGATGTGTGTGACAAAGCTGGGTCTAACTGA